Sequence from the Brachionichthys hirsutus isolate HB-005 chromosome 4, CSIRO-AGI_Bhir_v1, whole genome shotgun sequence genome:
aaaaacgtgaacgtTTGCATGCTGACTGCTGGAATGTCCAGTTGCATGGGATCCGATCAGCCAAATGATCCATGTCGACAAGTTACCGTCTTTTCAGGCTGCTTGTAACATGTAACGGCACCATCCCTGCACCCGCCGCATCTTACAGCAACCCCTCGATGTGCTGCATATGTATGTGCTGTCAGGGGGACGGATTGTCACTAACATGGATTCAAACATATTTGTGAAGAAAATTCAGAGACATAAAAGAGATCAGAAACAGGAGTGTTGCCTTTTTTCCATGCGTAAAACTAAAGATGGCATCACAGGTTGAACAACAACAGGTCTACGACGTGAAGTCCAACCTGTTTAAGGTTCTTCTGATAGTCTATTTGCTGATGCGATGCTAAGGTGGAAGCATAACCTGGTTGACATGCATCTCTAAATGTGTCTGTGTACGACAGGCACCTTGCTGTGGTAAGCTGTATATGTGTCGGCTGTGTCACGACGAAGAGGAGGATCACCAGATGGACCGATTCAAAGTCCGAGAGGTGCAGTGCTCCGAGTGTCACACGTTGCAGCAGGTAAATGAAAAAGGACTGTTGCTCCCTGTCACTGTCACTTTATGTTAGGGGTGTCCCGATCAGACTTTTTTGACCCCcaagtccgagtcatttgattttgaaccgataccgagtcctgaTTCTttaatgcttaaaaaaaataaagacgagtgagaaacggatccaggatgtcccttattttttattttaattatcttatttcaacatttaactcttaaacagagcacttctgtggcgtagcgtGAACATTCAAGTACTGACGTTGGACTTGGACtcgtgcaacaggaaatattaaatacgaatatttaaaattacatgaacagcacctcaatcgccggtttttgtcatccacttctaAATACTTCATCACCTGACACACTCGCGcggctagcttcaagctgcttccgtgtttagccaggattcaaccaatagtgtcgcaggaagtgatgtcacgccgcacgcgttaccatctctgtctgcagtagagaggtctcactctgccACAGCGTAGCTCCAGATTGacaaaaagtaatgacaataacgatccatatatatccgagtcctgatcgggccCAATTTCCGATCGGGTCGGGACATCGCtactttttatatttatgcatGTTGCAACTCTTATCGGGAAAAAAAGACGgtatacattttcttctttactTAGGCACAGCAGACTTGCCAGGAATGTCAGGTGCAGTTTGGGGAGTACTACTGTGATGTTTGCCATTTGTTTGACAAGGAGAAGAAGCAGTATCACTGTCAGCCCTGTGGAATATGCCGGTGAGTCGCAGCAGGGCGATGAATCCCTAGATCAGACCTTTTAGCTCATGCTTGTCGTGTGTCACTGAGACTTggttgtacccccccccccccccaacaggatTGGGCCCAGGGAGAAATATTTCCATTGCGAGAAGTGCAATCTCTGTTTAGCCCAGGATCTGCGGGGAAACCACAAGGTGTCTGTTTCTGACCCGCACGCATCACATATGTTGCCTTTGATGAGACTCGCTGTCACTAACGTGTCTTGTCTTTACGTTTCAGTGCGTTGAAAATGTGTCAAGACAGAACTGTTCAGTGTGTATGGAGGTAATAACGCGCAGTGTTAGGGGAGGATATAGTGAGGGGAAGCGTGTGCGAGTGCAATCCCTCATTTTCTTCATGACATTTAATGtacttttcttttcatgtgtaGGATATTCACACATCAAGAATCAGAGCACACGTCCTGCAGTGCGGCCATCTTTTACACAAGTATGACTCGTAACAGCGATAACTCGGGGCCGAGTTGTTCCCAACTTGTTGGATGTCAGAAATAACGCGTTAATCTATTTCTATAGGGTGACACATCTGCTCAGTTTAATTGTTGTTTTGACAATCATCCAAAATTCCGGCAAAAAGGCTgatatatgaatataaatgaTACAATTACAAATATGAAGAGAGAAGTGATTAATGATGTAGTGTATGACAGTTCTTCAAAATGCCGTGTTTATggttaaataaatcacaatgtGTGTTTGCTTACTTTCTGCAGGACCTGTTTTGATGCCATGGTCCGAACGGGGTAAGTTTTTTTCCTGCTAATTGTTTAAGGTGGTCTTTTTCCTGCTTAATTTATAATTTCCTCCAATtatggttaaaaagaaaaaattctgaagatgggtcttggtctaatttagataccattaaattttgagagtgatctggatGCAAAACATAAAGaatatctggattttcccatttacacataatggaggcttttccaaaaaatcatatctcgtaaaatatgcatctgtttcactcaccaaaaatcagtcataaaggggtccggtaTGAACtattatgcaaaatgttttctggatctgatccagaatgaagtcaggagaAAATGTTACATTGTAacttacggattcaaaaatgtaCGCATTTTATCCCATTAAATAACCCGGTTGCAGTTGGGTTTTCTCCAACAAGCCAATGTCAACGTTCGTTTCTGAGCGAGGTCTTCCTCTAAATCTGCGTTTCCTCATTTGTTTAGAGCTTACCGCTGCCCTCTGTGTATGCACTCCGTCTGCAACATGGAGGACCACTGGGACCAGATCGATAAAGAGATTGCCCAGTCACCAATGCCCACTGAATACCAGGGCACTACGGTCAAAGTAAGACCGAGTTACAATTaatcagaatcttttttttctttattaaagaCAAGCCCAAGattgtgcttttcattttaaatggataAATGGAATAATCGCCCTTGtggtttttttaatgtgtgcacTTTTGCTTTTGCTCTCTACAGATTATGTGTAACGACTGCCAAGCCCACTGCACGGTCCCGTTCCACGTATTAGGAATGAAGTGCAGCAGCTGCGGCTCGTACAACACGGCTCAGGACGGAGGACTCACGCAGcagcctgagcagcagcagcaggactccgaggcagaaacacacaccgagTCAGAGCAGCAAAATCAATCGCAGTCGCCCTCATCTCAGTGAAATGACAGCCGGCAACAATGACGCTTGACCGGTGCTCGGGGTGCACCGATTGCGCTCGCTTTCAATGCTTGTGCATTGGGCGGCGAGATAGGCTCGGGCTAGTAGGCGGGCCCTTCGGTGACCTCATGGCGGTCAGAGACGAAGGGGGCAGTGGCTGACCTTCCGACCTTCGGAGGTGGATAAGATCGGAGGATAAGATCTGTACAAATCGGCTGCAATATTACGGAAAGCGGCGCCGATCGATCGGTGCGTCCCTAACTGGTGCACTTGGCTGTAGTTTAGAATTAGtataacatttaattttaacttGCATTCCTACATTGTGCATTTTATAAAAATCTATATATTTTGAACCAGCTTGTCGTCTTCTGCTTCGAAacctatcccagcatgcacaGGGTGAGAGGAAAGGTACCATGAGCAGAGATACCACGGATAAGACCCCAACTCCTCACGGGGCCGATACGTAACGTTCCCTTTTTCAAACGTGGGATTCAAACTAAGACAAGCCTGGGGTAGAAGTTTGAGAGATGAAGCTCATCACGACATGGCAATGTTGTAAACTTGTTGCAGTTGTTGGAATgttaaagatgaataaatgtggAATGTAAACAAAATGCATTGTAAATATATGAATACTAAACATgtgcagtaataccttgacattcgagtataatttgttcctggaatGAGCGCGTAACTCAAAACACTCGTGCGTGATCACTCTGTTTtaccaaacaaaaaacaaaaaaagccacAGTTGGCATGCTGACTGCGGGAATGTCCACCAGGGCTGTTGTCCGTGAATTGAATGTTCATTTTCTATCATAAACCGTCTCCAAAGGCATTTCAATCTGGTAGCACATCCTCAGACCCTGTGTAACCACGCCAACCCAGGACCTCCACATCCTGCATGTTCACCTCCTAGATCTGAGACCAGCCactcaaactgctgctgcaacAATCAGTTTCCATAACCAAAGAAATTCTGCACAAACTCAGAAACCGTCTCAGGGAAGCTCATCTGCACGTTCCTTTAACCTGTGCAACATTCATGCAGTCTAATCAGGATCTTGATGCCACACCTGTGAGGTGGGCGGAATTATATCTGAAAAATGCTCAGATTATTGAATATTTCATAGAACATGGTCTTTGGTTTTTTGAAAAAAAGTTTTAGATCAGAGTTCAGCTCATGAGAAATGGGTGTCATTAATTACTTATCTTTGGTACTTGAGGGTGTAGAGATTGCATCCCTGTCATTGTAAagttaatcaataaataattttgGATCATGTTGCCTTTTAAACCTCTAGGGCTCCAAGTTATCTGCATTTTGAGCTGCTCTTAATAAATTTGAGGTGGTGCATATAAGCACCCGTGTCAACATCCATTCGTACGACAACCTCGCCCAACACCTCCAGTGTCGTTAGGATTTGATCAAGTGTTCCAAACTCTTATAATTAGATGGACATGCCCATGTCGGAGTGGATGAAGGGAATCACTTCTGGGCAGGTGGATCAGACTAAGGAACTAGGGCAGGAGAAACCGAACAGTCGGGGCCGTTGATGTCAAGTGTCGAGTTAAACACGGTTTCCTCATCTCATCGCAAATCAAGACTTTACATTTCGAAGTTCATGACTGATGGTcacaaaatgtacaaatgaCTCGACAGGAAATgtttaaatcattcatttatttttaaaagtttcTCCCCATGAATCAGACGTTGTCCACAGAAGACACAGCTTCCTGCAAAACAAACGGATCATTACACCACTGCTGGTTCAGAAACCTGCTGGCATAGGAGGTCCACCTCTGGTTGGTCTGGCTCAGCTGCAGAACTCTCAGCTCTGTTCTTCAGGTCAGTCATACTGGTTTCCTTCACTGCTGCAGAGTCAACACTCCTGTAGAGGGAAACAGGAAAGTGAACCCCAGCGGCACCACCATCTTAGTCCAGTCACCACCGCATTAAGTGGAATCTGCATTCGCACACAGAA
This genomic interval carries:
- the rchy1 gene encoding RING finger and CHY zinc finger domain-containing protein 1 isoform X1 — encoded protein: MAAPPGCKHYERNCLLKAPCCGKLYMCRLCHDEEEDHQMDRFKVREVQCSECHTLQQAQQTCQECQVQFGEYYCDVCHLFDKEKKQYHCQPCGICRIGPREKYFHCEKCNLCLAQDLRGNHKCVENVSRQNCSVCMEDIHTSRIRAHVLQCGHLLHKTCFDAMVRTGAYRCPLCMHSVCNMEDHWDQIDKEIAQSPMPTEYQGTTVKIMCNDCQAHCTVPFHVLGMKCSSCGSYNTAQDGGLTQQPEQQQQDSEAETHTESEQQNQSQSPSSQ
- the rchy1 gene encoding RING finger and CHY zinc finger domain-containing protein 1 isoform X2, yielding MCRLCHDEEEDHQMDRFKVREVQCSECHTLQQAQQTCQECQVQFGEYYCDVCHLFDKEKKQYHCQPCGICRIGPREKYFHCEKCNLCLAQDLRGNHKCVENVSRQNCSVCMEDIHTSRIRAHVLQCGHLLHKTCFDAMVRTGAYRCPLCMHSVCNMEDHWDQIDKEIAQSPMPTEYQGTTVKIMCNDCQAHCTVPFHVLGMKCSSCGSYNTAQDGGLTQQPEQQQQDSEAETHTESEQQNQSQSPSSQ